ATATCTTCTTCGGCGTGGTCGTAGGATGCCTCGAGCATCCGCTCGACTTCCTCGTCGGTGAGGCCCGAGCTTGGCTGCACTTCGATGGAGGCTTCCTTACCGGTGCGCAGCTCCTTGGCTGTCACATTCAGGATCCCGTTGGCATCGATCAGGAAAGTCACCTGGAGCTTCGGGATACCGGCGGGCATGGGTTCGATATCACGCAACTCGAAGCGCGCAAGCGAGCGACAGTCTTTCACCAGCTCGCGCTCGCCCTGGAGCACGTGGATGCTCACGTTCTTCTGCCCATCCACGCTGGTGGTGTAGATCTCATGCGCGCTGGCAGGAATGGTGGTGTTGCGGTGAATGAGCTTCTCGACGACGCCGCCCAGGGTCTCGATCCCCAGGGAGAGCGGGATGACGTCGAGCAGGAGTACATCCTCTCGACCGGTGGTGAGCACGTCGGCCTGAATGGAAGCGCCCAGCGCGACGACAGTATCGGGGTCCACCTGGTGGTGGAGCTCGGCGCCAAAGAAGTTGCCAACCAGCTCACGTACCAGCGGCACGCGGGTCGAACCGCCAACGAGCACCACATGCTCAAGTGACTTGATGTCGATGCCCGAATCGGCGACCGCCGACTTGCACGAGGCAATCGTCTTGTCGATAAACGGCCGGATCAGTTCTTCGAATTCCGAGCGGGTCACCTTGCGTGAGAAGTCCACACCGGCGGCGCTCTCCTTGACGGCAAAGGTCTCCTCTTTCGCCGAAGAGAGCACCATCTTCACGCGCTCGGCCTCGTGAATGATCGCGGCCTGTAAATTCCGGTTGCTGGAGAGATCGATGCCGATTTCAGCTCCGATCTTGTCCGCCAGTGCGCGGTCGAAGTCATCGCCGCCCAAAAGCGTATCGCCATGGGTGGAGAGCACCTCGAAGACGCCCTCGTTGAGCGCGAGGATAGAGATGTCAAAGGTGCCGCCGCCCAGGTCGTAGACGGCCACGTGGCCCTGCGCCTTGCGATCGAGCCC
This is a stretch of genomic DNA from Chrysiogenia bacterium. It encodes these proteins:
- the hscA gene encoding Fe-S protein assembly chaperone HscA yields the protein MAEIRPIQIDISGVRAKAPAVGIDLGTTNSLIAVVKDDVPQILTDEEGEKILPSAVHFEKGRISVGRDAREERVRDPEHTLFSIKRFIGKGFDEVEDLREKLPFDIEPGEEGQEMAYFRVGEDRYNPVEVSAMILRRLKEIGTEQLGAPVEDVVITVPAYFNDSQRQATKMAGKVAGLNVLRILNEPTAAALAYGLDRKAQGHVAVYDLGGGTFDISILALNEGVFEVLSTHGDTLLGGDDFDRALADKIGAEIGIDLSSNRNLQAAIIHEAERVKMVLSSAKEETFAVKESAAGVDFSRKVTRSEFEELIRPFIDKTIASCKSAVADSGIDIKSLEHVVLVGGSTRVPLVRELVGNFFGAELHHQVDPDTVVALGASIQADVLTTGREDVLLLDVIPLSLGIETLGGVVEKLIHRNTTIPASAHEIYTTSVDGQKNVSIHVLQGERELVKDCRSLARFELRDIEPMPAGIPKLQVTFLIDANGILNVTAKELRTGKEASIEVQPSSGLTDEEVERMLEASYDHAEEDIEARLAAEVRVEAESVLRATRKALSREEVEIEQAERDMVNGAVAALESALGDGSDRHKIRQCIAALDDATHPLAERIVNAGIAKALRDKRVDEALS